The following proteins are encoded in a genomic region of Cryptomeria japonica chromosome 11, Sugi_1.0, whole genome shotgun sequence:
- the LOC131046530 gene encoding BON1-associated protein 2, whose translation MDAAALEVTIISADGLKNVRKLGGRMRTYAVVCSNDDVNSSASTRINKDDGCNPVWNEKLQLRISSGLHACSLNIQIYCNTSFGKRAVGRSKVPLSHITLGYRAPNGLHYLSYRLRTKNGKRSGTIDLSLRILTQPNRPQMFNPSISKFPGQGSYQNSHPFSNGMSAPGRHQLQQNTAVNGVPSTWMGYPQSQSHSSPYLSAPPSFYPPPQY comes from the coding sequence ATGGACGCAGCAGCGCTGGAGGTCACAATTATATCTGCGGATGGTCTGAAAAACGTAAGAAAGCTGGGGGGAAGAATGCGCACTTATGCAGTTGTATGCAGTAACGACGACGTTAATTCGAGTGCATCTACGCGGATTAACAAAGATGATGGGTGTAATCCTGTTTGGAATGAGAAGCTGCAGCTGAGGATTAGCAGTGGATTGCATGCTTGTTCTCTAAACATTCAAATCTATTGCAACACAAGCTTTGGAAAGCGAGCAGTGGGACGGAGCAAAGTGCCGTTGTCCCACATAACATTGGGTTACAGAGCACCCAACGGTTTACATTACCTGAGCTATCGATTGAGGACAAAGAATGGAAAGCGCAGTGGTACCATCGATCTCTCTCTGCGGATTTTGACACAGCCTAACCGCCCTCAAATGTTTAATCCTTCCATTTCAAAGTTTCCAGGCCAAGGAAGTTATCAAAACAGTCATCCTTTCTCAAACGGAATGTCGGCACCTGGGCGTCATCAGTTGCAGCAAAACACAGCAGTGAATGGGGTGCCATCGACGTGGATGGGTTACCCTCAGAGTCAGAGTCACTCATCTCCATACTTATCTGCTCCTCCCTCCTTTTATCCACCGCCACAATATTAG